The nucleotide sequence ATTGTAAAATTGTTGGAGTTAATGAATTAGATGTTATTGCAGGAAACTCTACTTCAAACGAATGTGAAATATGTTCGATAATAGACGCTAGAAAAGAAAGAGGATATTATTGTACTTTTAAATATGAAAATGGAATTTTAAAACAGTTAGAAGATTATAAAGTTGGAGAATTAAGAGAATTTTTAGAAACTAGAAAAGAAATAAGAACAGTTTATTTAGGTGATGGTGCAATAAATTATAAAAATCTTATTTCAAATATTGTAGGAGAAAATGGAGTGTTTGCTCCAAAATCTTTAAATCTTCCAAGAGCTAGTGTAGTGGCAGAACTTGGAATAAATAATGAAGATAATCTTTATACTATGGAACCTATTTATTTAAGCAAATCACAAGCTGAAAGAGAAAAAGAAAAAATATAGAATATTTTAGGCAAAATTCTATTAAAAACAGATTAAGTATGATATAATTCTATAAGAAATAAAAAATAACTCAAAAGGGGATTTTTATGAAGAAGAGATATTATTTAATATTGGCTCTTGCCTTAATCGGTATGAAATCTCTTGGAAATCAAAATACCAACCCTGCTGAAAATGAAGTTGAGATTGACTTAAATTCTGGTCAAATTCAAGCAACTCAAGGTTTGGATATTAACTATGGAGATGCTACTCTTAAGGTCTTTGATGCTACTAGAGATGAGAAGAAAGAAAAATTCTTTATCAATGATGATTTTGTACTTTCTACAGATCGTTTCTCTGGTAATTTTAGAATCGAGGCAAAAAGTGCTGAGCTTTCTACTAACTCAAAAGATGGAGTTTTTGGGGAAAGTTTTAGCTGGTTTGAGGTAGGAGATGTCACGGGAGCTGAAAAACCAAATGATAAAATATATTTTGGTGGAAAGAAAACAATCTACAAAGATGACATAATAAAGGTTGAAGATGCTTGGCTTACTACTGACCCAAAAGTAAATACAAATAGAGATAGAAAAGATTTAGGATATTATCTAACCCTAGATAGTATTTTAATAGAACCTGATAAACAAATAACTTTAAAAGGTGCTGATTTATATATCCAAGATTTTGATGTTATGCCATATAAATTCCCTTGGTTCCGTTTTAATATAAGAAATGGATCAAAAGTTCCTTTATTCCCAGAATGGGGAACTGATGAAGATTACGGTTGGAATATCTCTTGGGGTACTCTTTATGAATCTACTGATAATAAATTTAGAGGTGGATTTGCTCCAAAATTTGGAGATACAATGGGTATTCTTGTAGGAAGATGGGAAAACTGGTATAAATTTGATAAAATCGGTGAATCAAAATTAAATGTTACAGATTTTCTTGTTTGGAAAAAAGATGATGACAACGTAAAAGATGAAGCTGGAAGAGAGGACGAAAGTTTTAACGACAGATGGGACGTTGAATACACTCATAAATATGAGGGAGAAAAAGGATATTTTGATTTTGGTTTCCAAAGTTTAACTTATAATATGAATGAGGCATTAAAAGATGTACTAGAAGATTATGATGCTGAGAGAAGATTTGATTATGTAGATGAAAAAGGAAATCTAGTAAAAAAACCTTTAGGGCAACTTCCTGATATGGGTGGACACTCTAATTTCTATACTCTTAACACATCTTTAAAAGAGCTTGG is from Fusobacterium perfoetens and encodes:
- the tsaB gene encoding tRNA (adenosine(37)-N6)-threonylcarbamoyltransferase complex dimerization subunit type 1 TsaB; protein product: MLILGIDTSTNVGTVAIYSDTKGTLGEISVNINKTHSENIMVMIDELFKLTNTTINDIDKIAVSIGPGSFTGIRIGVAVAKGLASATNCKIVGVNELDVIAGNSTSNECEICSIIDARKERGYYCTFKYENGILKQLEDYKVGELREFLETRKEIRTVYLGDGAINYKNLISNIVGENGVFAPKSLNLPRASVVAELGINNEDNLYTMEPIYLSKSQAEREKEKI